In Streptomyces sclerotialus, the DNA window CTGCGCCGGTACTCGCTCGACGAGCTCCCGCAGCTCTTCAACGTGCTCACGGGATCGATGTCGCTCGTCGGCCCGCGGCCTCCGTTGCCGGAGGAGTCCGCCGCGTACGGCCCGGACATCCGGCGGCGGCTGCTGGTCAAGCCCGGACTCACCGGCCTGTGGCAGATCAGCGGGCGCAGCGACCTGCCGTGGGACGAGGCGGTCCGCCTCGACCTGCGGTACGTGGAGGACTGGTCGCTCGCCCTGGACGCAGTGATCTTGTGGAAGACGCTGCGTGCGGTGTTCTACGGCCAGGGGGCCTACTGATGCGCGGGAGCCGTCGTCCGGCCGACGCGTGGACCGCAGGCCGCAAGGGCCTGCCTGGGGGGAGAGACGGGGCATGAGGATCAGCGTTTTCGGGCTCGGTTACGTGGGCTGCGTATCAGCCGCGTGCCTGGCCCACATGGGCCACGAGGTCATCGGGGTGGACGTGAACCAGGTCAAGGTCGACCTGGTCAACGACGGCAAGGCCCCGGTGGTCGAGGAGCGGATCGGCGAGATCGTCGCCGAGGTCGTACGGACCGGAGCGTTACGCGCCACCCGCGACGTCCGCGAGGCGATCATGGGCAGTGAGGTCTCCCTGGTCTGCGTGGGCACCCCGTCGGAGCCCAACGGGAGCCTGTGCACCACGTATCTGGAGCGGGTCACCGAGCAGATCGGCGCCGCGCTCGCCGAGCGGGGCGGGCGGCAGACCGTCGTGTTCCGCAGCACCATGCTCCCGGGCACCTGCCTGAATCTGCTCGTACCGATCCTGGAGAAGTACGTCGGCGGCACGGCCGGGGTGGACTTCGGGGTCGCGGTCAACCCGGAGTTCCTGCGCGAGGGCACGAGCGTGCGGGACTTCTTCGACCCGCCCAAGACCGTCATCGGCGAGCTCGACCCGGCAAGCGGCGACGCGGTGGCGGCGCTGTACGACGGCCTGCCCGGCGAGGTGTTCCGGGTGCCGGTCGCGACGGCCGAGGCGATCAAGTACGCGGACAACGCGTTCCACGGCCTCAAGATCGGCTTCGCGAACGAGCTGGGCGCGGTGTGCCAGGCGCTCGGGGTCGACTCGCACCAGGTGATGGACGTGTTCCTGGCCGACCGCAAGCTGAACATCAGCCCCGCCTACCTGCGGCCCGGCTTCGCCTTCGGCGGCTCCTGCCTGCCCAAGGACCTGCGCAGCCTGGTCCACGCGGCGCGGCGGGCCGACGTCTCGGTGCCCATCCTCTCCCACGTACTGCCCTCCAACGCCGACCATCTGCAGCGCGCGGTGGACCTGGTCGAGCGCACCGGCAAGCGCCGGGTGGGCCTGTTCGGGCTGTCCTTCAAACCCGGCACCGACGACCTCCGCGAGAGCCCGCTCGTCGAGCTGGCGGAACGGCTCTTCGGCAAGGGGTACGACCTGAAGATCCATGACGCCAACGTGAGCCTGTCCCGGCTGCTCGGCGCGAACCGCGAGTACATCGAGAACCGGCTGCCGCACCTCGCGCAGCTGCTCGCGGACTCCGTCGAGGAGGTGCTCGAACACGCCGAGGTGT includes these proteins:
- a CDS encoding nucleotide sugar dehydrogenase, which produces MRISVFGLGYVGCVSAACLAHMGHEVIGVDVNQVKVDLVNDGKAPVVEERIGEIVAEVVRTGALRATRDVREAIMGSEVSLVCVGTPSEPNGSLCTTYLERVTEQIGAALAERGGRQTVVFRSTMLPGTCLNLLVPILEKYVGGTAGVDFGVAVNPEFLREGTSVRDFFDPPKTVIGELDPASGDAVAALYDGLPGEVFRVPVATAEAIKYADNAFHGLKIGFANELGAVCQALGVDSHQVMDVFLADRKLNISPAYLRPGFAFGGSCLPKDLRSLVHAARRADVSVPILSHVLPSNADHLQRAVDLVERTGKRRVGLFGLSFKPGTDDLRESPLVELAERLFGKGYDLKIHDANVSLSRLLGANREYIENRLPHLAQLLADSVEEVLEHAEVCLVGTKDPAVLSALPHGGGPVIVDLVRLPDAETRRTEPGYVGLAW